One region of Metallosphaera sedula DSM 5348 genomic DNA includes:
- a CDS encoding thiolase domain-containing protein, with protein sequence MRRRVGIVGVGMSKFGKRDDVSVRELSWEAIMEALQDAGITQKDVDLVVAGSTAYRGVELYPAPPVSEYSSLTGKTPIRVEAACATGSAAAFTAINSIASGMVDVVLAVGFDKMTEVDTQTSLAIGGRGGNYEWEFHMYGTTFPAYYALYATRHMAVYGTTEEDMALASVKAHKYASMNEKAHLRNRVTVEDVLKSRVISWPIKLLDSSPISDGAAAVIFASEEKIRELNVDTPVWVEGIGYGSDTSSIARRGEWTSLRAARDAANMAYSQSKRSPRDVEYATVHDCFTIAEIMAYEDLGFAERGRGATLLREGQTEKGGKVAVNLFGGLKAKGHPLGATGLSMMYEVTKQLREEAGPVQQQFKNYVALTHNVGGTGHYAYVSILSR encoded by the coding sequence ATGAGAAGGAGAGTAGGTATAGTAGGTGTGGGGATGTCCAAGTTCGGGAAGAGGGATGACGTTTCTGTTAGGGAACTCTCATGGGAGGCCATAATGGAGGCCCTTCAGGATGCTGGAATTACGCAGAAAGATGTGGACCTTGTGGTCGCAGGGAGCACAGCCTATCGGGGTGTGGAGCTCTATCCAGCTCCCCCTGTCTCAGAGTACTCTTCCCTTACGGGAAAGACGCCCATAAGGGTAGAGGCAGCTTGTGCCACCGGATCGGCTGCGGCTTTCACCGCAATCAACTCAATCGCATCAGGAATGGTGGATGTGGTCCTCGCAGTGGGTTTCGATAAGATGACAGAAGTTGATACCCAGACCTCCCTAGCCATAGGCGGGAGGGGAGGAAACTATGAGTGGGAGTTTCACATGTATGGTACAACCTTCCCTGCGTATTATGCCCTTTACGCAACAAGGCACATGGCAGTGTACGGAACCACGGAGGAGGACATGGCCCTGGCCTCCGTGAAGGCACATAAATATGCCTCAATGAACGAGAAGGCCCACCTCAGGAACAGGGTTACCGTAGAGGACGTGTTGAAGTCGAGGGTAATATCGTGGCCCATTAAGCTACTGGACTCCTCTCCCATAAGTGATGGAGCAGCAGCCGTGATATTCGCGTCAGAGGAAAAGATAAGGGAGCTCAATGTGGATACCCCAGTCTGGGTTGAGGGAATAGGTTACGGTAGCGACACCTCGAGCATTGCGAGGAGGGGAGAGTGGACCAGTTTGAGGGCAGCTAGGGACGCCGCCAACATGGCTTATTCCCAGAGTAAGAGGTCTCCAAGGGACGTGGAGTACGCAACAGTTCACGACTGTTTCACGATCGCCGAGATCATGGCCTATGAGGATCTTGGGTTCGCGGAAAGGGGTAGAGGGGCTACCCTTCTGAGGGAGGGACAAACGGAGAAGGGAGGGAAAGTTGCGGTGAACCTCTTTGGAGGACTCAAGGCCAAGGGACATCCGCTAGGCGCAACGGGTCTCTCCATGATGTACGAGGTAACAAAGCAGTTGAGGGAGGAGGCAGGTCCTGTTCAACAACAGTTCAAGAATTACGTAGCCCTGACACATAACGTGGGAGGGACCGGGCACTACGCCTACGTAAGTATTCTCTCGAGGTGA
- a CDS encoding Zn-ribbon domain-containing OB-fold protein, with protein sequence MEGIPLQLRYTVPEKGYEKFWEGLRKNEIWATKCRKCGTLYYPPQRDCTSCYTSELEWVKLSNRGKLMTYTVVKAKPQGYESEEDYVIGIVRTDDGVDLMCWIKGTPRVNSHVNLVTDGKRVVGEILDV encoded by the coding sequence ATGGAGGGAATTCCATTACAGTTGAGGTATACGGTCCCTGAGAAGGGATATGAGAAGTTCTGGGAGGGGCTGAGGAAAAACGAGATCTGGGCCACGAAGTGTAGAAAGTGTGGGACACTGTATTACCCCCCGCAAAGGGATTGTACCTCGTGCTACACCTCCGAACTTGAGTGGGTGAAACTATCCAACAGGGGAAAGCTCATGACCTATACCGTGGTGAAGGCGAAACCGCAAGGGTACGAGAGTGAAGAGGATTACGTCATTGGAATAGTTAGAACTGACGACGGAGTTGACCTGATGTGTTGGATCAAGGGAACCCCAAGGGTTAACTCCCACGTGAATCTAGTGACTGATGGAAAGAGGGTTGTGGGTGAGATCCTTGATGTATGA
- a CDS encoding phenylacetate--CoA ligase family protein, protein MYDETDPRALTKEEIENVQAFRLRRALRRAYERSPFYRRIFKERNLTPDDIRTKEDLRKLPFTTKTDLREKGYPYGGEFMTVELEEIVGWHMTSGTTGVPTVGAYTSSDVELWANLVARSLRTAGVTRKDIIANVYGYGLFTGGMGLHLGAQKIGAKVIPWSTGRTEALAKTLKDFRATVITGTPSYELVIAEKVREAGLDPERDLTLRLAIPGAESMTPEMLRRIEKELGLLSRGGGAREIYGLTEAIGPGVAQECPHDNHEFMHIWTDHFLVEIIDPDTGENVGEGEEGEMVFTHLTREGMPLIRYRTRDITRLVESDDDIPFPKVAIMKGRSDDVIFYKGVKLYPTAINEVLMKMPEVMEYQMVITKDPQKFLLLVETTSPSEDLRRRIVTDIKNVTFVNPEVDFVSPGTLPRFEGKSKRVVLK, encoded by the coding sequence ATGTATGATGAGACTGACCCAAGGGCCTTAACCAAGGAAGAGATCGAGAACGTGCAGGCTTTCAGGCTCAGGCGGGCGTTGAGGAGGGCCTACGAGAGAAGTCCCTTCTACAGGAGGATCTTTAAGGAGAGAAATCTGACTCCCGACGACATTCGCACGAAAGAGGACCTAAGGAAGCTACCTTTCACCACTAAGACCGACCTGAGGGAGAAGGGCTACCCATACGGAGGCGAGTTCATGACGGTGGAACTGGAGGAAATAGTGGGCTGGCATATGACCAGCGGGACCACTGGGGTTCCCACAGTTGGGGCTTACACTTCCTCGGATGTGGAGTTGTGGGCTAACCTCGTTGCGAGAAGTCTCAGGACAGCTGGTGTCACGCGGAAGGACATAATTGCAAACGTTTACGGCTACGGTCTATTCACAGGCGGAATGGGACTTCACTTGGGGGCGCAGAAGATAGGGGCAAAGGTAATCCCTTGGAGCACTGGGAGGACAGAGGCACTGGCCAAGACATTGAAGGACTTCAGGGCCACGGTAATCACTGGAACACCCTCATACGAGCTGGTAATAGCCGAGAAGGTAAGGGAGGCAGGGCTTGACCCGGAGAGGGACCTGACGTTAAGGCTCGCAATACCTGGTGCAGAGTCAATGACCCCGGAGATGTTGAGGAGGATAGAGAAGGAACTGGGTCTCCTGAGCAGGGGAGGAGGTGCCAGGGAGATATACGGGCTCACCGAGGCTATAGGTCCTGGGGTAGCTCAGGAATGCCCCCACGACAATCACGAGTTCATGCATATCTGGACTGATCACTTCCTAGTGGAGATAATAGATCCAGACACGGGAGAGAACGTGGGTGAGGGCGAGGAGGGAGAGATGGTTTTCACTCACCTCACCAGGGAGGGAATGCCACTAATTAGGTATAGAACGAGGGACATTACCAGGTTGGTGGAGAGCGACGACGACATCCCCTTCCCAAAGGTCGCAATAATGAAGGGAAGGTCAGACGACGTCATTTTCTACAAGGGGGTGAAGCTTTATCCCACGGCCATTAATGAGGTACTCATGAAGATGCCCGAGGTCATGGAGTATCAGATGGTGATAACTAAGGACCCGCAGAAGTTTCTTCTCCTGGTGGAGACTACTTCTCCCTCCGAGGATCTTAGAAGGCGGATAGTTACGGACATCAAGAACGTTACCTTCGTCAATCCCGAGGTTGACTTCGTGTCCCCTGGAACCCTTCCCAGGTTCGAGGGCAAGTCCAAGAGGGTGGTTCTGAAGTGA
- a CDS encoding 3-hydroxyacyl-CoA dehydrogenase gives MKVFVIGSGVMGSGIGQVFAMAGHEVTLYDVKEEALKKAMEGIRWSLQKLQEKGSVKDVESVLSRIFTSRDLSEARDHLVIEAVFEDIKVKSDVLGRVSPLTDEIIASNTSSLPITELSRAVRNPERFLGMHFFNPPVLMKLVEVIRGDNTSEERFREALDIVKSLGKYPLPVRKDVFGFVVNRILFRLFTSACALLTQYTPHEIDYVAIKELGMPMGLIMLLDYTGLDVNYDISKEAERRGFPFKCDVLEGMVKSGKLGRKSGQGFYDWSKGKPEVKATSGPDPRELLRGAVEEAKWLISQGVVTREELETGLKLGLGMSRGILELGEILGVH, from the coding sequence GTGAAGGTTTTCGTGATAGGATCAGGGGTCATGGGTAGCGGTATAGGTCAGGTCTTTGCCATGGCCGGACACGAGGTGACTCTTTATGACGTTAAGGAGGAGGCACTCAAGAAGGCAATGGAGGGTATAAGATGGTCCCTTCAGAAGCTCCAGGAGAAGGGAAGCGTGAAGGACGTGGAGTCGGTCCTGTCGAGAATATTTACCTCAAGGGATTTGAGCGAAGCAAGAGATCACCTAGTGATAGAGGCGGTGTTCGAGGACATAAAGGTGAAGAGCGATGTTTTAGGCAGGGTCTCTCCCCTTACCGACGAGATCATTGCCAGCAACACTAGCTCCCTCCCCATCACTGAGCTATCTAGGGCTGTGAGGAACCCAGAGCGTTTCCTTGGGATGCACTTCTTCAATCCCCCAGTTCTTATGAAACTAGTGGAGGTGATACGGGGAGATAACACGTCTGAGGAGAGGTTCAGAGAGGCCCTAGATATCGTAAAGTCTCTCGGAAAGTATCCGCTCCCCGTTAGGAAGGACGTGTTTGGGTTCGTGGTAAATAGGATACTGTTCAGGCTCTTCACCTCCGCTTGCGCTCTCCTAACGCAGTATACCCCACACGAGATCGATTATGTGGCCATTAAGGAACTTGGTATGCCCATGGGGTTAATCATGCTCCTGGACTACACGGGTTTAGACGTGAACTACGACATTTCGAAGGAGGCTGAGAGGAGAGGTTTCCCGTTCAAATGCGATGTTCTAGAGGGGATGGTGAAGTCGGGTAAACTTGGAAGGAAATCAGGTCAAGGGTTTTACGACTGGAGCAAGGGTAAACCTGAGGTTAAGGCTACCAGTGGACCCGACCCTCGAGAGCTCTTGAGGGGGGCGGTGGAGGAGGCCAAGTGGCTAATATCACAGGGTGTGGTGACTAGGGAGGAACTGGAGACTGGTCTGAAGCTGGGACTTGGAATGTCTCGAGGAATCCTTGAACTTGGGGAAATTCTAGGCGTGCATTGA
- a CDS encoding carbonic anhydrase translates to MRIVISCMDRRLNQFLEKNFNDGNTIFVRNAGANVNSLRNTLALLKKADEILLLPHTDCGAMGVVEKALKGEKLPAELEPLISPFRKYLGYTKAQLEKVNVEVQESALKGAVKAKVRSELIRTEELNAPASSDNVALVMPPSTRKYSEVISPDMMYRTYVIQTDNDGDIDVLIAKEFLKVRDVKRIS, encoded by the coding sequence ATGAGAATCGTCATATCGTGTATGGACAGGAGATTAAACCAGTTTCTGGAGAAAAATTTTAACGATGGAAACACGATCTTCGTGCGAAATGCGGGGGCTAACGTTAACTCCCTAAGAAATACCTTGGCATTGCTGAAAAAAGCTGACGAGATATTGCTATTGCCCCATACGGATTGCGGTGCCATGGGCGTGGTTGAGAAGGCGTTGAAGGGGGAGAAACTCCCTGCGGAGTTAGAGCCCTTGATATCTCCCTTCAGAAAGTACTTGGGCTACACCAAGGCTCAACTGGAGAAGGTAAACGTTGAAGTCCAGGAGAGTGCCCTCAAGGGAGCAGTGAAGGCGAAGGTCAGGTCAGAGCTCATAAGGACCGAGGAACTGAATGCGCCTGCATCGAGCGATAACGTCGCTCTGGTTATGCCTCCCTCAACCAGGAAGTACTCAGAGGTGATTTCGCCAGACATGATGTACAGGACATACGTAATACAGACTGACAATGATGGCGACATAGATGTGTTAATCGCAAAGGAGTTCCTCAAGGTTAGGGATGTAAAGAGGATTAGCTAG
- a CDS encoding APC family permease, which produces MEDKKTLFLRESSGLVREVSPWSSMFATFGLVTGGVPILILTWLFTAPGANWPMAFLLTLPPTLGMAYLFYLAGVAMPRAGGDYVFNSRAVHPLVGFVNYFGLFIGFGLSLGYYSYLGAQWFGYLFSGLGLAYNNQEFLNLGNWFSGTQGSIVVGLIIVIISAILASVPRAQWRFVTGAGIITFLSTIIMFVALAQINPSSFAHALSATTGIPNAYNQVISDATSNGLKFESPLYATFLAAPVIWYYYTWYNLPLSWAGEMKQVRKNVLYATVVAILIIAVYYTTFTFLNLHAFGSNFLTSWSYISNQGVNDTVYSNLQSIGDFTPFFAFIVTHSLPLFLIMFLALWLPNFYSNPPLVTGLVRYLFSWSFDRIMPEWMADVNETLRAPVKATLLVGAMGVIGLFLYAYNTPVSLVDVTVVFEIGYGVFALSTALMPYVRKNVYEGTFPNKTKVAGIPLVTIVGSLVFAFTLFLLAYTWNNPVLLPINLETILSLVIIYGLGIAIYMISSLRAKKKGLDINILFQEIPPE; this is translated from the coding sequence ATGGAAGATAAAAAGACCCTTTTCCTGAGGGAGTCCTCCGGTCTCGTGAGGGAGGTCAGTCCTTGGTCTTCTATGTTTGCCACTTTCGGACTGGTGACCGGGGGAGTTCCAATTTTAATCCTAACCTGGCTTTTTACAGCGCCTGGGGCCAACTGGCCCATGGCGTTTCTCCTGACTCTGCCCCCCACCCTTGGTATGGCCTACCTCTTTTACCTAGCGGGGGTAGCCATGCCCAGAGCAGGTGGGGACTACGTATTCAACAGCAGGGCGGTTCATCCGCTCGTGGGCTTCGTGAATTACTTCGGGCTATTCATTGGGTTCGGTCTCTCACTGGGCTACTACAGTTATCTGGGGGCTCAGTGGTTTGGTTACCTGTTTTCCGGGTTAGGGCTCGCCTACAATAACCAGGAATTCCTAAACCTAGGAAACTGGTTCTCTGGAACCCAGGGTAGCATCGTGGTGGGATTGATCATTGTGATAATCTCGGCTATCCTAGCCTCAGTCCCTAGGGCCCAGTGGAGATTCGTCACGGGAGCAGGGATTATCACGTTCCTCTCTACGATAATCATGTTCGTAGCTCTGGCTCAGATAAATCCATCTTCCTTTGCGCATGCTCTCTCAGCAACGACAGGTATCCCCAACGCGTACAACCAGGTGATAAGCGACGCCACCAGCAATGGGCTCAAGTTCGAGTCACCCCTCTACGCAACCTTCCTAGCAGCTCCCGTTATATGGTACTACTACACGTGGTATAACCTGCCCCTATCCTGGGCTGGGGAGATGAAGCAGGTAAGAAAGAACGTACTTTACGCTACCGTGGTGGCCATACTCATCATTGCCGTTTACTACACCACGTTCACTTTCCTCAACCTTCACGCCTTCGGTTCCAACTTCCTAACATCTTGGAGTTACATCAGTAACCAAGGAGTTAACGATACGGTGTACTCGAACCTCCAGAGCATAGGTGACTTCACCCCGTTCTTCGCCTTCATTGTAACCCATAGCCTACCGCTCTTCCTTATCATGTTCTTGGCCCTATGGTTGCCCAACTTCTACAGTAATCCTCCCCTTGTCACAGGCCTTGTGAGGTATCTCTTCTCCTGGTCCTTCGACAGGATAATGCCAGAGTGGATGGCTGACGTTAACGAGACGTTGAGGGCACCAGTGAAGGCGACGCTCCTGGTGGGGGCAATGGGCGTCATAGGTCTGTTCCTTTACGCTTATAATACTCCAGTATCTCTCGTGGATGTCACCGTGGTGTTTGAAATAGGCTACGGTGTGTTCGCCCTTTCCACGGCATTAATGCCATATGTTAGGAAGAACGTGTACGAGGGAACCTTCCCCAATAAGACCAAGGTGGCTGGAATACCCCTTGTGACCATCGTGGGTAGCCTGGTTTTCGCCTTCACCCTGTTCCTCCTGGCCTACACATGGAATAACCCGGTCCTATTACCCATCAACTTAGAGACAATACTCTCGCTTGTTATAATATATGGTCTAGGGATAGCCATCTACATGATATCCTCCCTCAGGGCGAAGAAGAAGGGTCTGGACATAAACATATTATTCCAGGAAATACCGCCGGAGTGA
- a CDS encoding Rieske (2Fe-2S) protein: MSREVEFFEVKGYPLMIFRDEGKERIWLAGCPHKRRPLSNSQVSGKVIRCPFHGAEFDLSSGRLVKPPDSKTPCPNDCSLVEVKLVNGEPLFSREPFVPSLPRKE, translated from the coding sequence ATGTCAAGGGAGGTTGAGTTTTTTGAGGTAAAGGGTTACCCCCTGATGATCTTCAGGGATGAGGGGAAGGAGAGAATCTGGCTTGCTGGCTGTCCTCACAAAAGAAGACCTCTCTCCAATTCCCAGGTGAGCGGAAAAGTGATAAGGTGCCCCTTTCACGGGGCAGAGTTCGATCTATCCTCGGGGAGACTTGTGAAACCGCCAGACTCGAAAACCCCCTGTCCCAACGACTGCTCCCTGGTGGAGGTGAAGTTGGTGAACGGCGAGCCCTTGTTCTCCAGGGAGCCCTTTGTACCCTCCCTTCCGAGGAAGGAGTGA
- a CDS encoding CAP domain-containing protein, whose translation MLPSEILSLVNELRRRHGVPEVRYANTGVAQYRANYMLREKLFNHYDRQGLPPFYYFAIHGNYFYSEEAIGYVQFRNYPEHMVEEAVRGIIMDMVYRDADSGWGHRDTLLDPCFNYGDVGLARDRNYVYVDVTMVSAWIQWASPPRVKDNMFHAKGKVFHMVPERVTLFRAEVSERNLEKRSYDLGEPIAMVLPEPYYVRGIETIRPKTWRMGQELELEFRLPKFQGLVSVVISGKDLRNVRWNPMTPKQVGECNLLCYPVLMQG comes from the coding sequence TTGTTACCTAGTGAGATCCTTAGCCTAGTTAACGAACTCAGGAGAAGACACGGAGTTCCAGAGGTCAGGTATGCCAACACTGGTGTCGCACAGTATAGGGCCAATTACATGCTCAGGGAGAAGCTTTTCAATCACTATGATAGGCAGGGCCTCCCGCCCTTCTATTACTTCGCGATACATGGAAATTACTTCTACTCTGAGGAAGCCATAGGTTACGTTCAATTTAGGAATTATCCAGAGCACATGGTTGAGGAAGCCGTTAGGGGTATAATCATGGACATGGTTTACAGAGACGCTGATAGCGGGTGGGGACATAGGGACACCCTCCTTGATCCTTGTTTCAATTACGGCGATGTGGGTCTAGCTAGAGATCGAAATTACGTCTACGTGGATGTCACAATGGTCTCTGCGTGGATACAATGGGCGAGTCCTCCACGAGTCAAGGACAACATGTTTCATGCAAAGGGTAAGGTTTTTCACATGGTTCCTGAAAGGGTTACACTCTTCAGGGCGGAGGTAAGTGAGAGAAACCTTGAGAAGAGATCCTACGATCTAGGGGAGCCTATCGCAATGGTCCTTCCAGAGCCGTACTACGTTCGTGGGATCGAGACCATTAGGCCTAAGACCTGGAGGATGGGGCAGGAGCTCGAGTTAGAATTTCGACTGCCTAAGTTTCAGGGTCTGGTGTCGGTGGTGATCTCTGGAAAAGACTTAAGGAACGTGAGGTGGAACCCCATGACTCCGAAGCAAGTGGGGGAGTGCAACCTCCTATGTTATCCGGTACTGATGCAAGGTTAA
- a CDS encoding acyl--CoA ligase family protein, with product MGGFKIPNYEGVDPTGSWYSVLTPLLFLERAGKYFKDKTAVVYRDSRYTYSTFYDNVMVQASALMRRGFSREDKLSFISRNRPEFLESFFGVPYAGGVLVPINFRLSPKEMAYIINHSDSKFVVVDEPYLNSLLEVKDQIKAEIILLEDPDNPSASETARKEVRMTYRELVKGGSRDPLPIPAKEEYSMITLYYTSGTTGLPKGVMHHHRGAFLNAMAEVLEHQMDLNSVYLWTLPMFHAASWGFSWATVAVGATNVCLDKVDYPLIYRLVEKERVTHMCAAPTVYVNLADYMKRNNLKFSNRVHMLVAGAAPAPATLKAMQEIGGYMCHVYGLTETYGPHSICEWRREWDSLPLEEQAKLKARQGIPYVSFEMDVFDANGKPVPWDGKTIGEVVMRGHNVALGYYKNPEKTAESFRDGWFHSGDAAVVHPDGYIEIVDRFKDLINTGGEKVSSILVEKTLMEIPGVKAVAVYGTPDEKWGEVVTARIELQEGVKLTEEEVIKFCKERLAHFECPKIVEFGPIPMTATGKMQKYVLRNEAKAKANKEKS from the coding sequence ATGGGCGGATTCAAAATACCCAACTACGAGGGGGTAGATCCAACAGGTTCTTGGTACTCGGTTCTAACTCCTCTCCTCTTCCTTGAGAGAGCTGGCAAATACTTCAAGGACAAGACGGCAGTTGTTTACAGGGACAGTAGATACACCTATTCCACCTTCTACGACAACGTCATGGTTCAGGCCAGTGCCCTGATGAGGAGAGGGTTCTCGAGGGAAGACAAACTTTCCTTCATTTCACGGAACAGGCCTGAGTTCCTTGAGTCGTTCTTTGGGGTTCCATACGCGGGTGGAGTTCTAGTCCCCATCAATTTCAGGCTCTCACCTAAGGAGATGGCCTACATTATCAACCATTCCGACTCCAAGTTCGTTGTGGTGGACGAGCCGTACTTGAACTCACTGCTGGAGGTAAAGGACCAGATTAAGGCTGAGATCATCCTCCTGGAGGACCCAGACAATCCCAGTGCCAGCGAGACAGCCCGGAAAGAGGTGAGGATGACCTATCGCGAGCTAGTGAAGGGAGGGTCGAGGGATCCTCTCCCTATCCCAGCGAAGGAGGAATACTCCATGATAACGCTTTACTACACCTCAGGGACTACGGGTCTGCCCAAGGGGGTGATGCATCATCACAGGGGTGCCTTCCTTAACGCCATGGCCGAGGTACTGGAACACCAGATGGACCTCAACTCGGTTTACCTCTGGACCCTCCCAATGTTCCATGCTGCGTCCTGGGGTTTCTCTTGGGCCACAGTTGCTGTGGGAGCAACCAACGTGTGCCTGGACAAGGTAGATTACCCCTTGATATACAGGCTCGTGGAGAAGGAGAGGGTCACTCACATGTGCGCTGCCCCAACGGTTTATGTGAACCTAGCAGATTACATGAAACGTAACAACCTTAAGTTCAGTAACAGGGTCCACATGTTAGTGGCAGGCGCAGCTCCCGCCCCGGCTACCTTGAAGGCAATGCAGGAGATTGGCGGTTACATGTGTCACGTGTATGGGCTTACCGAGACCTACGGGCCCCACTCCATCTGTGAGTGGAGAAGGGAATGGGACTCGCTTCCCCTGGAGGAACAGGCCAAGCTCAAGGCAAGACAGGGCATACCATATGTAAGCTTTGAGATGGACGTGTTTGATGCTAACGGCAAACCTGTTCCATGGGATGGGAAGACCATTGGCGAGGTAGTAATGAGGGGTCATAACGTAGCTCTTGGGTATTATAAGAACCCCGAGAAGACCGCGGAGTCTTTCAGGGATGGGTGGTTCCACTCAGGAGACGCTGCCGTGGTTCACCCAGACGGTTATATCGAGATAGTGGATAGGTTCAAGGACCTGATCAACACAGGAGGCGAGAAGGTTTCCAGCATTCTCGTGGAGAAAACTCTCATGGAGATCCCTGGCGTGAAGGCAGTAGCCGTGTATGGTACTCCAGACGAGAAATGGGGAGAAGTGGTAACTGCGAGGATAGAATTACAGGAAGGAGTCAAGCTCACGGAGGAGGAGGTGATAAAGTTCTGCAAGGAGAGATTAGCTCACTTCGAGTGTCCCAAGATTGTGGAGTTCGGTCCCATACCCATGACCGCCACGGGTAAGATGCAGAAGTACGTGCTCAGGAACGAGGCTAAGGCCAAGGCAAACAAGGAGAAGTCTTAG
- a CDS encoding S9 family peptidase, translated as MDPKEAYSLKVISEVKLESQGLIHGETWIKDNAYFTTIFLNNRPILEGKVSLPRFLGEDLYYVRNDGSATLLVQSPYGEPRKLAELGKILKFEKHEKGLLILGEDLLDKQAPSAPFITEKRKYRFDGRGLLRTRTSLYLVKGNDVVKVLGGDFDVTDFSTNGKRVVVSTTQPNDDLGLNALYELDLETGETRRITKEDGMIVAVAMNSDGDVAYLGHDKGKSPWAVREVIFPERGERYLCGNTCGSTVLTDVFDGAKERLVFLKNQVITLGQMGGEVNLYRISDRKVDKLTEGKQVVRLFDYDGNSLVYSFMTPEKPSLLFRGEVYDPDPNVKGLMPVRVSSKIEGWGIITGDKPTILFIHGGPHMAYGYGYFIEFQFFASNGFNVIYANPTGSQGYGEEFAKGCVGDWGGRDMAELLEFVEDARRQFNLTKRMGVTGGSYGGFMTNWIITHSEIFSAAVSERGISNLVSMCGTSDIGFWFNAVESGVDDPWNPENMEKLMRMSPIYYVGKVSTSTMFIHGEEDYRCPIEQAEQFHVALRSRGVESKLVRYQGDGHEHARRGRPDNMMHRLTIKLQWFKDHLT; from the coding sequence ATGGATCCCAAGGAAGCGTATTCCTTGAAAGTCATATCTGAAGTCAAACTTGAGTCCCAGGGACTCATACACGGTGAGACTTGGATAAAGGACAATGCCTACTTCACGACCATCTTCCTGAACAATAGACCAATCCTAGAGGGCAAGGTCTCCCTCCCTAGGTTCCTGGGAGAAGATCTATATTACGTTAGGAATGATGGTTCAGCAACACTGCTGGTTCAGTCACCCTATGGGGAACCCAGAAAGCTCGCGGAGCTGGGTAAGATACTCAAGTTCGAAAAGCACGAGAAAGGCCTACTCATCCTGGGAGAAGATCTTCTGGATAAGCAAGCTCCCTCAGCACCCTTTATCACGGAAAAGAGGAAGTACAGGTTTGACGGAAGGGGGCTCCTCAGGACGAGGACCTCCCTCTACCTAGTGAAGGGCAACGACGTGGTCAAGGTCCTGGGAGGAGATTTTGACGTCACTGACTTCTCCACTAACGGTAAGAGGGTAGTTGTATCTACTACCCAACCAAATGACGACCTAGGCTTGAATGCCCTTTACGAGCTTGATCTTGAGACCGGAGAGACCAGGAGGATAACCAAGGAGGACGGTATGATAGTCGCAGTTGCCATGAACTCTGACGGGGACGTTGCGTACCTAGGACATGATAAGGGGAAGTCTCCGTGGGCAGTGAGGGAGGTGATCTTCCCTGAAAGAGGGGAGAGATACCTGTGCGGAAACACGTGCGGTTCCACGGTCCTCACAGACGTCTTTGATGGGGCTAAGGAAAGGCTAGTTTTCCTGAAGAACCAGGTCATCACCTTGGGCCAGATGGGAGGAGAGGTAAACCTGTACCGGATAAGCGACAGGAAGGTTGACAAGTTGACTGAAGGGAAACAGGTGGTGAGGTTATTCGACTACGACGGGAACTCCCTGGTTTACTCCTTCATGACACCTGAAAAGCCCTCCCTTCTGTTCCGTGGAGAGGTATACGATCCGGACCCAAATGTGAAAGGGCTCATGCCCGTGAGGGTTAGCTCCAAGATTGAGGGGTGGGGCATCATCACGGGAGATAAGCCCACAATCCTCTTCATTCACGGTGGGCCACATATGGCCTACGGTTACGGTTACTTCATCGAGTTTCAATTCTTCGCCTCAAACGGTTTCAACGTGATTTACGCTAACCCAACAGGAAGCCAGGGTTATGGAGAGGAGTTCGCCAAGGGATGCGTTGGGGACTGGGGAGGAAGGGACATGGCAGAACTACTGGAGTTTGTGGAGGACGCTAGGAGGCAGTTTAACCTGACTAAGAGGATGGGAGTCACGGGAGGGTCCTATGGAGGTTTCATGACAAACTGGATCATTACTCACTCTGAGATCTTTTCAGCTGCAGTGAGTGAGAGGGGTATCTCGAACCTAGTTAGCATGTGCGGTACGAGCGACATAGGCTTCTGGTTCAATGCCGTGGAGTCAGGGGTCGATGATCCTTGGAATCCAGAAAACATGGAGAAGTTAATGAGAATGTCCCCAATATACTACGTTGGGAAAGTAAGTACTTCCACCATGTTCATTCATGGGGAAGAGGATTACAGGTGCCCCATAGAACAGGCGGAGCAGTTTCACGTGGCCCTTAGATCTAGGGGAGTCGAGAGCAAGCTGGTGAGATATCAGGGAGACGGGCATGAACACGCAAGGAGAGGGAGACCAGACAACATGATGCACAGGTTAACAATAAAGTTACAGTGGTTCAAGGACCACCTCACGTAA